The proteins below are encoded in one region of Vulpes lagopus strain Blue_001 chromosome 10, ASM1834538v1, whole genome shotgun sequence:
- the H6PD gene encoding GDH/6PGL endoplasmic bifunctional protein isoform X2, producing MKPPGCWKMLTVAVCMAFLACLQAQELQGHVSIILLGATGDLAKKYLWQGLFQLYLDEVGKGYSFSFHGAALTSTKQGQELIAKVLESLSCPEDMEPGRCTELKGQFQRLSQYRHLKTNEDYMALSKDIEAQLQHEGLREAGRIFYFSVPPFAYADIARSINSSCRPGPGAWLRVVLEKPFGHDYVSAQQLATELGSFFQEEEMYRVDHYLGKQAVAQILPFRDQNRKALDGLWNRHHVERVEIIMKETVDAEGRTSFYEEYGVIRDVLQNHLTEVLTLVAMELPYNISSSNAVLQHKLQAFQALRGLQKGSAVLGQYQAYSRQVRREQQKPDSFYSLTPTFAGILVHVDNLRWEGVPFILMSGKALDERVGYIRILFRNQAYCAQNEKRWVVDQSQCLPRQIIFYIGHGELGSPAVLVSRNLFRPSLPSKSWKEVEGRPGLHLFGRPISDYYAYSPVREQDAYSVLISHIFHGRKDSFITTENLLASWVFWTPLLDSLAHEVPRLYPGGAENGYLLDFEFSGAQLRFCQQQLEQLVPGPGSAPMPSNFQVLTAKYRESPLISAWPEELISKLADDIEATAVRAVRRFGEFHLALSGGSSPVPLLEQLATGHFGFPWAQTHLWLVDERCVPLWDPESNFQGLQAHLLRYIRVPYYNIHPMPVHLHQRLCAEEDQGAQMYASEISALVTNSSFDLVLLGMGTDGHTASLFPQSPAGLDGTQPVVLTRSPYKPHQRMSLSLPLINRARKVAVLVMGRVKREITMLVSRAGHEPKKWPISGVLPSSGQLVWYMDYEAFLG from the exons ATGAA GCCCCCTGGCTGTTGGAAGATGCTCACAGTGGCAGTGTGCATGGCCTTTCTGGCTTGCCTGCAGGCTCAGGAGCTCCAGGGCCATGTCTCCATAATCCTGCTGGGAGCAACTGGGGACCTGGCCAAAAAATACTTATGGCAGGGACTGTTCCAGCTGTACCTGGATGAAGTGGGGAAGGGCTACAGTTTCAGCTTCCATGGGGCTGCTCTGACCTCCACCAAGCAGGGCCAAGAGTTAATCGCCAAGGTCCTGGAGTCCCTCTCCTGCCCTGAGGACATGGAGCCTGGGCGCTGTACCGAACTCAAGGGCCAGTTCCAGCGGCTGAGCCAGTACCGCCACCTGAAAACAAATGAGGACTACATGGCCCTGAGCAAGGACATTGAGGCACAGCTCCAACATGAAGGCCTTCGGGAGGCTGGCAGGATTTTCTACTTTTCAGTGCCACCCTTCGCCTATGCGGATATTGCTCGTAGCATCAACAGCAGCTGCCGCCCAGGCCCGGGCGCCTGGCTGCGGGTTGTCCTGGAGAAACCCTTTGGCCATGACTACGTCTCTGCCCAGCAGCTGGCCACAGAGCTTGGGAGCTTTTTCCAAGAGGAGGAGATGTATCGGGTGGACCACTACCTGGGCAAGCAG GCCGTGGCTCAGATCCTGCCTTTCCGAGACCAGAACCGCAAGGCTCTAGATGGCCTCTGGAACCGGCACCATGTGGAGCGGGTGGAGATCATCATGAAGGAGACAGTGGATGCAGAAG GCCGCACCAGCTTCTATGAGGAGTATGGTGTCATCCGAGATGTGCTCCAGAACCACCTGACAGAGGTCCTCACCCTCGTGGCTATGGAGCTACCCTACAACATCAGCAGCTCCAACGCTGTGCTGCAGCACAAGCTGCAGGCCTTCCAGGCTCTGCGGGGCCTGCAGAAGGGCAGTGCTGTCCTGGGCCAGTACCAGGCGTACAGCAGGCAGGTGCGCAGAGAGCAGCAAAAGCCAGACAGCTTCTACAGCCTGACGCCAACCTTCGCAG GCATCCTTGTTCACGTGGACAACCTTCGCTGGGAGGGCGTCCCTTTCATCTTGATGTCTGGCAAAGCCTTGGATGAGAGAGTGGGCTACATTCGGATCTTGTTTAGGAACCAGGCTTACTGTGCCCAGAACGAGAAGCGCTGGGTGGTGGACCAGAGCCAGTGCCTGCCTCGACAGATCATCTTCTACATTGGACATGGTGAGCTGGGCAGCCCTGCCGTGCTGGTCAGTCGGAACCTGTTCAGACCCTCCCTGCCCTCCAAGAGCTGGAAGGAAGTGGAGGGCCGACCCGGGCTCCACCTTTTCGGCCGCCCTATCTCTGATTACTATGCCTACAGCCCCGTGAGGGAGCAGGATGCCTATTCTGTCCTCATATCTCATATCTTCCACGGCCGAAAGGACTCCTTCATCACCACGGAGAACTTGCTGGCCTCCTGGGTCTTCTGGACGCCCTTGCTGGACAGCCTGGCCCACGAGGTCCCACGCCTCTACCCAGGAGGAGCTGAGAATGGGTACCTGTTGGACTTTGAGTTCAGTGGCGCCCAGCTGCGCTTTTGCCAGCAGCAGCTGGAGCAGCTGGTACCTGGGCCAGGTTCTGCTCCAATGCCCAGTAACTTCCAGGTTCTTACAGCCAAGTACCGGGAAAGCCCCCTGATCTCGGCCTGGCCTGAGGAGCTGATCTCTAAGCTGGCCGATGACATCGAGGCCACAGCCGTGCGGGCCGTACGGCGGTTTGGCGAGTTCCATCTGGCACTCTCTGGTGGCTCAAGCCCTGTGCCCCTGTTGGAGCAGCTGGCCACTGGGCACTTTGGCTTCCCCTGGGCCCAGACGCATCTGTGGCTGGTGGATGAGCGCTGTGTCCCACTTTGGGATCCTGAGTCAAACTTCCAGGGCCTGCAGGCTCACCTGCTACGGTACATCAGGGTCCCCTACTACAATATCCACCCCATGCCTGTGCATCTGCACCAGCGGCTCTGTGCTGAGGAGGACCAGGGGGCCCAGATGTATGCCAGCGAGATCTCAGCCCTGGTGACCAACAGCAGCTTTGACCTGGTGCTGCTGGGCATGGGCACGGACGGGCACACAGCCTCCCTCTTCCCACAGTCCCCTGCTGGCCTGGATGGCACACAGCCAGTAGTGCTGACCAGGAGCCCCTACAAGCCACACCAGCGCATGAGCCTTAGCCTGCCCCTCATCAACCGTGCCAGGAAGGTGGCAGTCCTGGTCATGGGCAGAGTGAAGCGTGAGATCACCATGCTGGTGAGCCGCGCAGGCCATGAGCCCAAGAAGTGGCCCATTTCAGGTGTCCTGCCTAGTTCTGGCCAGCTGGTTTGGTATATGGACTATGAGGCATTTCTGGGGTGA
- the H6PD gene encoding GDH/6PGL endoplasmic bifunctional protein isoform X1, which translates to MKSSKRETKRHLWPSVAPPLLTIDGIGTRPPGCWKMLTVAVCMAFLACLQAQELQGHVSIILLGATGDLAKKYLWQGLFQLYLDEVGKGYSFSFHGAALTSTKQGQELIAKVLESLSCPEDMEPGRCTELKGQFQRLSQYRHLKTNEDYMALSKDIEAQLQHEGLREAGRIFYFSVPPFAYADIARSINSSCRPGPGAWLRVVLEKPFGHDYVSAQQLATELGSFFQEEEMYRVDHYLGKQAVAQILPFRDQNRKALDGLWNRHHVERVEIIMKETVDAEGRTSFYEEYGVIRDVLQNHLTEVLTLVAMELPYNISSSNAVLQHKLQAFQALRGLQKGSAVLGQYQAYSRQVRREQQKPDSFYSLTPTFAGILVHVDNLRWEGVPFILMSGKALDERVGYIRILFRNQAYCAQNEKRWVVDQSQCLPRQIIFYIGHGELGSPAVLVSRNLFRPSLPSKSWKEVEGRPGLHLFGRPISDYYAYSPVREQDAYSVLISHIFHGRKDSFITTENLLASWVFWTPLLDSLAHEVPRLYPGGAENGYLLDFEFSGAQLRFCQQQLEQLVPGPGSAPMPSNFQVLTAKYRESPLISAWPEELISKLADDIEATAVRAVRRFGEFHLALSGGSSPVPLLEQLATGHFGFPWAQTHLWLVDERCVPLWDPESNFQGLQAHLLRYIRVPYYNIHPMPVHLHQRLCAEEDQGAQMYASEISALVTNSSFDLVLLGMGTDGHTASLFPQSPAGLDGTQPVVLTRSPYKPHQRMSLSLPLINRARKVAVLVMGRVKREITMLVSRAGHEPKKWPISGVLPSSGQLVWYMDYEAFLG; encoded by the exons ATGAA GTCATCTAAAAGGGAAACCAAGAGGCACCTTTGGCCATCCGTGGCCCCGCCACTTCTCACTATTGATGGAATAGGAACAAG GCCCCCTGGCTGTTGGAAGATGCTCACAGTGGCAGTGTGCATGGCCTTTCTGGCTTGCCTGCAGGCTCAGGAGCTCCAGGGCCATGTCTCCATAATCCTGCTGGGAGCAACTGGGGACCTGGCCAAAAAATACTTATGGCAGGGACTGTTCCAGCTGTACCTGGATGAAGTGGGGAAGGGCTACAGTTTCAGCTTCCATGGGGCTGCTCTGACCTCCACCAAGCAGGGCCAAGAGTTAATCGCCAAGGTCCTGGAGTCCCTCTCCTGCCCTGAGGACATGGAGCCTGGGCGCTGTACCGAACTCAAGGGCCAGTTCCAGCGGCTGAGCCAGTACCGCCACCTGAAAACAAATGAGGACTACATGGCCCTGAGCAAGGACATTGAGGCACAGCTCCAACATGAAGGCCTTCGGGAGGCTGGCAGGATTTTCTACTTTTCAGTGCCACCCTTCGCCTATGCGGATATTGCTCGTAGCATCAACAGCAGCTGCCGCCCAGGCCCGGGCGCCTGGCTGCGGGTTGTCCTGGAGAAACCCTTTGGCCATGACTACGTCTCTGCCCAGCAGCTGGCCACAGAGCTTGGGAGCTTTTTCCAAGAGGAGGAGATGTATCGGGTGGACCACTACCTGGGCAAGCAG GCCGTGGCTCAGATCCTGCCTTTCCGAGACCAGAACCGCAAGGCTCTAGATGGCCTCTGGAACCGGCACCATGTGGAGCGGGTGGAGATCATCATGAAGGAGACAGTGGATGCAGAAG GCCGCACCAGCTTCTATGAGGAGTATGGTGTCATCCGAGATGTGCTCCAGAACCACCTGACAGAGGTCCTCACCCTCGTGGCTATGGAGCTACCCTACAACATCAGCAGCTCCAACGCTGTGCTGCAGCACAAGCTGCAGGCCTTCCAGGCTCTGCGGGGCCTGCAGAAGGGCAGTGCTGTCCTGGGCCAGTACCAGGCGTACAGCAGGCAGGTGCGCAGAGAGCAGCAAAAGCCAGACAGCTTCTACAGCCTGACGCCAACCTTCGCAG GCATCCTTGTTCACGTGGACAACCTTCGCTGGGAGGGCGTCCCTTTCATCTTGATGTCTGGCAAAGCCTTGGATGAGAGAGTGGGCTACATTCGGATCTTGTTTAGGAACCAGGCTTACTGTGCCCAGAACGAGAAGCGCTGGGTGGTGGACCAGAGCCAGTGCCTGCCTCGACAGATCATCTTCTACATTGGACATGGTGAGCTGGGCAGCCCTGCCGTGCTGGTCAGTCGGAACCTGTTCAGACCCTCCCTGCCCTCCAAGAGCTGGAAGGAAGTGGAGGGCCGACCCGGGCTCCACCTTTTCGGCCGCCCTATCTCTGATTACTATGCCTACAGCCCCGTGAGGGAGCAGGATGCCTATTCTGTCCTCATATCTCATATCTTCCACGGCCGAAAGGACTCCTTCATCACCACGGAGAACTTGCTGGCCTCCTGGGTCTTCTGGACGCCCTTGCTGGACAGCCTGGCCCACGAGGTCCCACGCCTCTACCCAGGAGGAGCTGAGAATGGGTACCTGTTGGACTTTGAGTTCAGTGGCGCCCAGCTGCGCTTTTGCCAGCAGCAGCTGGAGCAGCTGGTACCTGGGCCAGGTTCTGCTCCAATGCCCAGTAACTTCCAGGTTCTTACAGCCAAGTACCGGGAAAGCCCCCTGATCTCGGCCTGGCCTGAGGAGCTGATCTCTAAGCTGGCCGATGACATCGAGGCCACAGCCGTGCGGGCCGTACGGCGGTTTGGCGAGTTCCATCTGGCACTCTCTGGTGGCTCAAGCCCTGTGCCCCTGTTGGAGCAGCTGGCCACTGGGCACTTTGGCTTCCCCTGGGCCCAGACGCATCTGTGGCTGGTGGATGAGCGCTGTGTCCCACTTTGGGATCCTGAGTCAAACTTCCAGGGCCTGCAGGCTCACCTGCTACGGTACATCAGGGTCCCCTACTACAATATCCACCCCATGCCTGTGCATCTGCACCAGCGGCTCTGTGCTGAGGAGGACCAGGGGGCCCAGATGTATGCCAGCGAGATCTCAGCCCTGGTGACCAACAGCAGCTTTGACCTGGTGCTGCTGGGCATGGGCACGGACGGGCACACAGCCTCCCTCTTCCCACAGTCCCCTGCTGGCCTGGATGGCACACAGCCAGTAGTGCTGACCAGGAGCCCCTACAAGCCACACCAGCGCATGAGCCTTAGCCTGCCCCTCATCAACCGTGCCAGGAAGGTGGCAGTCCTGGTCATGGGCAGAGTGAAGCGTGAGATCACCATGCTGGTGAGCCGCGCAGGCCATGAGCCCAAGAAGTGGCCCATTTCAGGTGTCCTGCCTAGTTCTGGCCAGCTGGTTTGGTATATGGACTATGAGGCATTTCTGGGGTGA
- the H6PD gene encoding GDH/6PGL endoplasmic bifunctional protein isoform X3 translates to MLTVAVCMAFLACLQAQELQGHVSIILLGATGDLAKKYLWQGLFQLYLDEVGKGYSFSFHGAALTSTKQGQELIAKVLESLSCPEDMEPGRCTELKGQFQRLSQYRHLKTNEDYMALSKDIEAQLQHEGLREAGRIFYFSVPPFAYADIARSINSSCRPGPGAWLRVVLEKPFGHDYVSAQQLATELGSFFQEEEMYRVDHYLGKQAVAQILPFRDQNRKALDGLWNRHHVERVEIIMKETVDAEGRTSFYEEYGVIRDVLQNHLTEVLTLVAMELPYNISSSNAVLQHKLQAFQALRGLQKGSAVLGQYQAYSRQVRREQQKPDSFYSLTPTFAGILVHVDNLRWEGVPFILMSGKALDERVGYIRILFRNQAYCAQNEKRWVVDQSQCLPRQIIFYIGHGELGSPAVLVSRNLFRPSLPSKSWKEVEGRPGLHLFGRPISDYYAYSPVREQDAYSVLISHIFHGRKDSFITTENLLASWVFWTPLLDSLAHEVPRLYPGGAENGYLLDFEFSGAQLRFCQQQLEQLVPGPGSAPMPSNFQVLTAKYRESPLISAWPEELISKLADDIEATAVRAVRRFGEFHLALSGGSSPVPLLEQLATGHFGFPWAQTHLWLVDERCVPLWDPESNFQGLQAHLLRYIRVPYYNIHPMPVHLHQRLCAEEDQGAQMYASEISALVTNSSFDLVLLGMGTDGHTASLFPQSPAGLDGTQPVVLTRSPYKPHQRMSLSLPLINRARKVAVLVMGRVKREITMLVSRAGHEPKKWPISGVLPSSGQLVWYMDYEAFLG, encoded by the exons ATGCTCACAGTGGCAGTGTGCATGGCCTTTCTGGCTTGCCTGCAGGCTCAGGAGCTCCAGGGCCATGTCTCCATAATCCTGCTGGGAGCAACTGGGGACCTGGCCAAAAAATACTTATGGCAGGGACTGTTCCAGCTGTACCTGGATGAAGTGGGGAAGGGCTACAGTTTCAGCTTCCATGGGGCTGCTCTGACCTCCACCAAGCAGGGCCAAGAGTTAATCGCCAAGGTCCTGGAGTCCCTCTCCTGCCCTGAGGACATGGAGCCTGGGCGCTGTACCGAACTCAAGGGCCAGTTCCAGCGGCTGAGCCAGTACCGCCACCTGAAAACAAATGAGGACTACATGGCCCTGAGCAAGGACATTGAGGCACAGCTCCAACATGAAGGCCTTCGGGAGGCTGGCAGGATTTTCTACTTTTCAGTGCCACCCTTCGCCTATGCGGATATTGCTCGTAGCATCAACAGCAGCTGCCGCCCAGGCCCGGGCGCCTGGCTGCGGGTTGTCCTGGAGAAACCCTTTGGCCATGACTACGTCTCTGCCCAGCAGCTGGCCACAGAGCTTGGGAGCTTTTTCCAAGAGGAGGAGATGTATCGGGTGGACCACTACCTGGGCAAGCAG GCCGTGGCTCAGATCCTGCCTTTCCGAGACCAGAACCGCAAGGCTCTAGATGGCCTCTGGAACCGGCACCATGTGGAGCGGGTGGAGATCATCATGAAGGAGACAGTGGATGCAGAAG GCCGCACCAGCTTCTATGAGGAGTATGGTGTCATCCGAGATGTGCTCCAGAACCACCTGACAGAGGTCCTCACCCTCGTGGCTATGGAGCTACCCTACAACATCAGCAGCTCCAACGCTGTGCTGCAGCACAAGCTGCAGGCCTTCCAGGCTCTGCGGGGCCTGCAGAAGGGCAGTGCTGTCCTGGGCCAGTACCAGGCGTACAGCAGGCAGGTGCGCAGAGAGCAGCAAAAGCCAGACAGCTTCTACAGCCTGACGCCAACCTTCGCAG GCATCCTTGTTCACGTGGACAACCTTCGCTGGGAGGGCGTCCCTTTCATCTTGATGTCTGGCAAAGCCTTGGATGAGAGAGTGGGCTACATTCGGATCTTGTTTAGGAACCAGGCTTACTGTGCCCAGAACGAGAAGCGCTGGGTGGTGGACCAGAGCCAGTGCCTGCCTCGACAGATCATCTTCTACATTGGACATGGTGAGCTGGGCAGCCCTGCCGTGCTGGTCAGTCGGAACCTGTTCAGACCCTCCCTGCCCTCCAAGAGCTGGAAGGAAGTGGAGGGCCGACCCGGGCTCCACCTTTTCGGCCGCCCTATCTCTGATTACTATGCCTACAGCCCCGTGAGGGAGCAGGATGCCTATTCTGTCCTCATATCTCATATCTTCCACGGCCGAAAGGACTCCTTCATCACCACGGAGAACTTGCTGGCCTCCTGGGTCTTCTGGACGCCCTTGCTGGACAGCCTGGCCCACGAGGTCCCACGCCTCTACCCAGGAGGAGCTGAGAATGGGTACCTGTTGGACTTTGAGTTCAGTGGCGCCCAGCTGCGCTTTTGCCAGCAGCAGCTGGAGCAGCTGGTACCTGGGCCAGGTTCTGCTCCAATGCCCAGTAACTTCCAGGTTCTTACAGCCAAGTACCGGGAAAGCCCCCTGATCTCGGCCTGGCCTGAGGAGCTGATCTCTAAGCTGGCCGATGACATCGAGGCCACAGCCGTGCGGGCCGTACGGCGGTTTGGCGAGTTCCATCTGGCACTCTCTGGTGGCTCAAGCCCTGTGCCCCTGTTGGAGCAGCTGGCCACTGGGCACTTTGGCTTCCCCTGGGCCCAGACGCATCTGTGGCTGGTGGATGAGCGCTGTGTCCCACTTTGGGATCCTGAGTCAAACTTCCAGGGCCTGCAGGCTCACCTGCTACGGTACATCAGGGTCCCCTACTACAATATCCACCCCATGCCTGTGCATCTGCACCAGCGGCTCTGTGCTGAGGAGGACCAGGGGGCCCAGATGTATGCCAGCGAGATCTCAGCCCTGGTGACCAACAGCAGCTTTGACCTGGTGCTGCTGGGCATGGGCACGGACGGGCACACAGCCTCCCTCTTCCCACAGTCCCCTGCTGGCCTGGATGGCACACAGCCAGTAGTGCTGACCAGGAGCCCCTACAAGCCACACCAGCGCATGAGCCTTAGCCTGCCCCTCATCAACCGTGCCAGGAAGGTGGCAGTCCTGGTCATGGGCAGAGTGAAGCGTGAGATCACCATGCTGGTGAGCCGCGCAGGCCATGAGCCCAAGAAGTGGCCCATTTCAGGTGTCCTGCCTAGTTCTGGCCAGCTGGTTTGGTATATGGACTATGAGGCATTTCTGGGGTGA